From the genome of Psychrilyobacter atlanticus DSM 19335, one region includes:
- the rpsQ gene encoding 30S ribosomal protein S17: MRNERKVREGIVVSDKMDKTIVVMEETTKLHSLYKKRMKRTNKFKAHDENNIAKTGDKVRIMETKPLSKDKRWRLVEVIAKAK, from the coding sequence TTGAGAAACGAAAGAAAAGTTAGAGAAGGAATCGTTGTTTCGGACAAGATGGATAAAACTATCGTTGTTATGGAAGAAACTACGAAATTACACTCTTTATATAAAAAAAGAATGAAAAGAACTAACAAATTTAAGGCTCATGACGAAAACAACATCGCTAAAACTGGTGATAAAGTAAGAATCATGGAAACTAAACCATTATCTAAAGATAAGAGATGGAGATTAGTTGAAGTAATAGCAAAAGCTAAGTAA
- the rpmC gene encoding 50S ribosomal protein L29 — MEAKEIRGIATEELVVKAKELKEELFNLKFQLSLGQLANTAKIREVRRNIARIKTILNERTA; from the coding sequence ATGGAAGCTAAAGAAATCAGAGGAATTGCTACTGAGGAATTAGTAGTAAAAGCAAAAGAATTAAAAGAAGAATTATTTAACTTAAAGTTTCAACTTTCATTAGGTCAATTAGCGAACACTGCTAAGATAAGAGAAGTTAGAAGAAACATCGCTAGAATCAAAACTATTTTAAATGAGAGAACTGCTTAA
- the rplP gene encoding 50S ribosomal protein L16 has translation MLMPKRTKHRKSFRGRMKGTAQRGNTVAFGDWGLQALEPKWITNRQIESCRVAINRTFKREGTVFIRIFPDKPITARPAGVRMGKGKGNVEGYVAVVKPGRIMFEVSGVTEELALAALRKATMKLPIACKIVKKDGGEK, from the coding sequence ATGTTAATGCCTAAAAGAACAAAACATAGAAAAAGTTTCAGAGGAAGAATGAAAGGTACTGCTCAAAGAGGAAACACTGTAGCATTCGGAGATTGGGGATTACAAGCCCTTGAGCCTAAATGGATCACGAATAGACAAATTGAATCTTGTAGAGTAGCAATAAACAGAACTTTCAAAAGAGAAGGAACTGTATTTATTAGAATATTCCCTGACAAGCCTATCACAGCAAGACCTGCTGGAGTTAGAATGGGTAAAGGTAAAGGTAACGTAGAAGGTTACGTTGCAGTAGTAAAACCTGGAAGAATCATGTTTGAGGTTTCTGGAGTAACTGAAGAGCTTGCATTAGCAGCTTTAAGAAAAGCTACAATGAAATTACCAATCGCTTGTAAAATTGTAAAAAAAGATGGTGGTGAGAAATAA
- the rpsC gene encoding 30S ribosomal protein S3, translating into MGQKVDPRGLRLGITRTWESAWYAGKKEYANYLHEDMEIRSFVKKAYYHAGISKVKIERTSPSQVVVLIFTAKAGIVIGRKGSEIESLKTKLVKMTGKKVIIKVQEVRNFNKDATLVAEGIATSIEKRVAYKRAMNQAIMRAEKAGAKGIKVMISGRLNGAEIARAEWNVAGKVPLHTLRADIDYATATARTTYGALGIKVWIFNGEVLPTKKEGGVK; encoded by the coding sequence GTGGGACAAAAAGTAGATCCTAGAGGACTAAGACTTGGAATTACAAGAACTTGGGAATCAGCTTGGTATGCTGGAAAAAAAGAGTACGCAAATTACTTACACGAAGATATGGAAATCAGATCTTTCGTAAAGAAAGCTTACTACCATGCAGGAATTTCTAAAGTTAAAATAGAAAGAACTTCACCTTCACAGGTTGTAGTTTTAATATTCACAGCTAAAGCTGGAATTGTAATTGGAAGAAAAGGTTCTGAAATTGAATCATTAAAGACAAAATTAGTTAAGATGACTGGTAAAAAAGTTATCATTAAAGTACAAGAAGTAAGAAACTTCAACAAAGATGCAACTTTAGTAGCAGAGGGAATCGCAACTTCAATTGAGAAGAGGGTTGCTTATAAGAGAGCAATGAACCAAGCTATCATGAGAGCTGAAAAAGCTGGAGCAAAAGGAATCAAAGTAATGATTTCAGGAAGACTTAATGGAGCAGAAATCGCTAGAGCAGAGTGGAATGTAGCAGGAAAAGTACCTTTACATACTTTAAGAGCTGACATCGATTACGCAACAGCAACTGCTAGAACTACATATGGAGCTTTAGGAATCAAAGTATGGATTTTTAATGGTGAAGTGCTTCCAACTAAAAAGGAAGGAGGGGTTAAGTAA
- the rplV gene encoding 50S ribosomal protein L22 has protein sequence MEARAITRYVRLSPRKARLVADLIRGKSALEALDILEFANKKSAVTIKKTLSSAIANATNNHEMDEEKLVVSTIMINEGPVLKRIKPRAMGKADIIRKPTAHIVVAVSEK, from the coding sequence GTGGAAGCTAGAGCAATAACTAGATATGTGAGATTATCTCCAAGAAAAGCAAGATTAGTAGCGGACTTAATAAGAGGAAAATCAGCGTTAGAAGCGTTAGACATCCTTGAATTCGCAAACAAGAAATCAGCAGTAACAATAAAGAAAACTTTATCATCAGCTATCGCTAACGCAACTAACAACCATGAAATGGATGAAGAAAAATTAGTTGTTTCTACAATAATGATCAATGAAGGACCAGTATTGAAGAGAATAAAGCCAAGAGCAATGGGTAAAGCAGACATAATCAGAAAACCTACAGCACACATCGTTGTAGCAGTATCAGAGAAGTAA
- the rpsS gene encoding 30S ribosomal protein S19, whose product MARSLKKGPFCDHHLMKKVEAAVAADNMKAVIKTWSRRSTIFPNFIGLTFGVYNGKKHVPVHVTEYMVGHKLGEFSPTRTYYGHGVDKKKKKK is encoded by the coding sequence ATGGCAAGATCATTAAAAAAAGGACCTTTTTGTGATCATCACTTAATGAAGAAAGTTGAAGCGGCAGTAGCGGCGGATAACATGAAAGCGGTAATCAAAACTTGGTCAAGAAGATCAACTATATTTCCTAACTTCATTGGATTAACATTTGGAGTTTATAACGGTAAAAAGCATGTACCTGTTCACGTAACAGAGTATATGGTTGGACATAAGTTAGGAGAATTTTCACCTACTAGAACTTATTACGGTCATGGTGTAGATAAAAAGAAAAAGAAAAAATAA